The genomic window GGTTCTTTACCGAAATAATCTTCAGCTGAAATGCCTGATTCTTGTGCATCAAGTAAATCATATAAGATGTTTAATAATGCAGTTTCGATCATCTCATCATCACCAAATAATCCTTTAAATCGTGTATATAGTAATATCTTTTCATAATATTTTTTATTTTCTGGTGTTAATTTATCTCTTAACTCATTATTTTTTTCAATCATTTCCTCTATCATTACCTTATCCCCTTTTTAATATGACATTCACAATGTCACTGAGTTTTTCCCATTGATTATTAAACTCTTCCAAACGGTCTATTCCCTCTTCTGTGAGCGAGTAATACTTACGATTTGGACCATCTGGCGAGGCTCTTAGTTCACCAGAAATCATATGTTGCTTTTCCAATTTTTGTAATAAAGGATACACTGTCCCCGCACTTAAATCGGTGAACCCAAACTGAATTAATTTTTGAACTAATTCATAACCATATGTTGTCTCATCTTTTAAGATAGATAGTACACACCCTTCGAGAATCCCTTTTAATAATTGAGTTTGTTTCATGTTTTCCTCCACTACTATGTCATACCAACTACTGAATATAATATATCACAATACAACTACTATGTAAAACATAATAGCATACAAAAAAACTGACCCCATAATCGGAATCAGTTTTTTTAGTTATTGACGAATCAAATAATCAAACGCGCCTAAAGCAGCTGTTGCACCACTTCCCATAGAGATAATAATTTGTTTGTACGCACTATTTGTACAATCTCCTGCAGCAAAAACGCCTGGAACATTAGTCATACCATGACTATCAACTAAGATTTCACCACGATCTGTTGTGTCAATTGTGTCTGGTAACCATTCTGTATTGGGTACTAACCCAATCAAGATGAACACACCGCTGACATTTAATTCATGTTGTTCTTTAGTATTAACATCTTCATAAACTAATTTTTCAACACTATCACTACCCTCAATTGATTTAGTTGCCGCATTCGTTATCACAGTAACATTAGGTA from Vagococcus martis includes these protein-coding regions:
- a CDS encoding PadR family transcriptional regulator, whose amino-acid sequence is MKQTQLLKGILEGCVLSILKDETTYGYELVQKLIQFGFTDLSAGTVYPLLQKLEKQHMISGELRASPDGPNRKYYSLTEEGIDRLEEFNNQWEKLSDIVNVILKRG